In Polaromonas sp. JS666, one genomic interval encodes:
- the dnaA gene encoding chromosomal replication initiator protein DnaA, translated as MSEVSIPSLSHDLWQNCVDHLAQELPEQQFNTWIRPLVVHVAADLSKVTIQVGNRFKLDWIRAQYAARISALLEKISGHRISLELALAPREPAAKSASLTRSFEGVGVAEPAGLGVPEEAAGAPFKNRLNSALTFDTLIEGTANRMGRAAALHVSSSLGQLYNPLFIYGGVGLGKTHLMHAIGNKLLADNPAAKVLYIHAEQFVSDVVKAYQRKTFDEFKERYHSLDLLLIDDVQFFANKDRTQEEFFNAFEALLTKKSHIVMTSDTYPKGLTDIHERLVSRFDSGLTVAIEPPELEMRVAILIRKAEAEGTVMPEEVAFFVAKNVRSNVRELEGALRKILAYSRFNLKEISIQLAREALRDLLSIQNRQISVENIQKTVADYYKIKVADMYSKKRPASIARPRQIAMYLAKELTQKSLPEIGELFGGRDHTTVLHAVRKMSAERQQMTELNQQLHVLEQTLKG; from the coding sequence ATCCGTCCGCTGGTCGTTCACGTGGCTGCGGACCTCTCCAAAGTCACCATCCAGGTCGGCAACCGCTTCAAGCTGGACTGGATACGCGCCCAGTATGCGGCCCGCATTTCTGCCTTGCTCGAAAAAATCTCGGGCCACCGGATTTCTCTTGAGTTAGCGCTCGCTCCTCGTGAACCCGCCGCAAAATCAGCGTCATTGACCCGAAGCTTTGAAGGTGTTGGCGTTGCCGAGCCGGCCGGTTTGGGTGTGCCCGAAGAAGCGGCAGGCGCCCCGTTCAAGAACCGCCTCAACAGCGCGCTGACCTTTGACACGCTCATTGAAGGCACGGCCAACCGCATGGGCCGGGCCGCGGCACTGCATGTCTCGAGCAGCCTGGGGCAGCTTTACAACCCCCTCTTTATCTACGGCGGTGTCGGTCTCGGCAAAACGCACTTGATGCACGCCATCGGCAACAAGCTGCTGGCGGACAACCCGGCGGCGAAAGTTCTCTACATCCATGCCGAGCAATTTGTCTCGGATGTGGTTAAAGCGTACCAGCGCAAGACTTTTGACGAGTTCAAGGAACGCTACCACTCACTCGATTTGCTGCTGATCGACGACGTGCAGTTTTTTGCCAACAAGGACCGCACGCAGGAAGAGTTCTTCAACGCCTTCGAAGCCTTGCTGACCAAAAAGTCGCACATCGTGATGACCAGCGACACCTACCCCAAGGGTCTGACGGATATCCATGAGCGCCTGGTGTCACGTTTTGACTCCGGCCTGACGGTGGCGATCGAGCCGCCCGAGCTCGAGATGCGCGTGGCCATCCTGATCCGCAAAGCCGAGGCCGAAGGCACGGTCATGCCGGAGGAGGTCGCGTTCTTCGTGGCCAAGAACGTGCGCTCCAACGTGCGCGAACTCGAAGGCGCGCTGCGCAAGATCCTGGCCTATTCGCGCTTCAACCTCAAGGAAATCTCCATCCAGCTGGCCCGCGAAGCCCTGCGCGATCTGCTGTCGATTCAAAACCGGCAGATTTCCGTAGAGAACATCCAGAAGACAGTCGCCGACTATTACAAGATCAAGGTCGCCGACATGTACTCCAAGAAGCGGCCTGCCAGCATTGCCAGGCCGCGCCAGATTGCCATGTACCTGGCCAAGGAGCTCACGCAAAAAAGCCTGCCCGAGATCGGCGAGCTGTTTGGCGGCCGCGACCACACCACCGTGCTGCACGCCGTGCGCAAGATGTCTGCCGAGCGCCAGCAGATGACCGAACTCAACCAGCAACTGCATGTGCTGGAACAAACCCTGAAAGGCTGA
- the dnaN gene encoding DNA polymerase III subunit beta → MIVLKATQDKVLSVLQSVAGIVERRHTLPILANVLIRKTGAQLQLTTSDLEIQIRTSADLDGDAGNFTTTVGARKLIDILRSMPSDQTVSLESAQSKLILKGGKSRFTLQTLPAEDFPLVQEAANFGPSFSVPQKVLKELLNQVSFAMAVHDIRYYLNGILFVAEGKQLSLVATDGHRLAFSSATLDVEVPKQEVILPRKTVLEMQRLLSDKEGAIEMQFAGNQAKFSFEGMEFVTKLVEGKFPDYNRVIPKNHKNIITLGRVPLLASLQRTAILTSEKFKGVRLNIEPGTLRVASNNAEQEEAVDELDIDYGGDAIEIGFNVTYLIDALANMEQDMVKIELADSNSSALLTIPDDAAFKYVVMPMRI, encoded by the coding sequence ATGATCGTTCTGAAAGCCACCCAGGATAAAGTTTTGTCGGTACTGCAATCGGTCGCGGGCATCGTGGAGCGCAGGCACACCTTGCCGATCCTGGCCAACGTGCTGATCCGCAAAACCGGGGCGCAGCTGCAGCTCACCACGAGCGATCTTGAAATCCAGATCCGCACCAGCGCCGACCTTGATGGCGATGCCGGCAACTTCACCACCACGGTGGGTGCGCGCAAGCTCATCGACATCCTGCGGTCCATGCCCAGCGACCAGACCGTGTCGCTCGAGTCGGCGCAAAGCAAGCTGATCCTCAAAGGCGGCAAGAGCCGCTTCACGCTGCAAACCCTGCCCGCCGAAGACTTCCCGCTGGTGCAGGAAGCCGCCAACTTCGGTCCCAGCTTCTCGGTACCGCAAAAGGTGCTCAAGGAGCTGCTCAACCAGGTGTCGTTTGCGATGGCGGTGCACGACATCCGCTACTACCTCAACGGCATTTTGTTTGTGGCTGAAGGCAAGCAGCTGAGCCTGGTGGCCACCGACGGCCACCGCCTGGCGTTCTCGTCGGCCACGCTCGATGTGGAAGTGCCCAAGCAGGAAGTCATCCTGCCGCGCAAGACGGTGCTGGAAATGCAGCGCCTGCTCAGCGACAAGGAAGGCGCCATCGAGATGCAGTTTGCCGGTAACCAGGCCAAGTTCAGTTTTGAGGGCATGGAGTTTGTCACCAAGCTGGTCGAAGGCAAATTTCCCGACTACAACCGCGTGATTCCGAAGAACCACAAAAACATCATCACGCTGGGCCGCGTGCCGCTGCTGGCCAGCCTGCAGCGCACCGCCATTCTCACCAGCGAGAAGTTCAAGGGCGTGCGCCTGAACATCGAACCCGGTACGCTGCGGGTGGCGTCCAACAACGCCGAGCAGGAAGAGGCCGTTGACGAGCTCGACATCGACTACGGCGGCGATGCCATCGAAATCGGCTTCAACGTGACCTACCTGATCGACGCGCTGGCCAACATGGAGCAGGACATGGTGAAGATCGAGCTGGCCGACTCCAACAGCTCGGCGCTGCTCACCATTCCCGACGATGCGGCCTTTAAATACGTGGTGATGCCCATGCGCATTTGA